One segment of Salvelinus fontinalis isolate EN_2023a chromosome 12, ASM2944872v1, whole genome shotgun sequence DNA contains the following:
- the LOC129866780 gene encoding ras association domain-containing protein 10-like codes for MEQEECKVSVWVCREEKLVSGLSKRTTCADVVKVLLEDQNLKQSASAAMQSGTPQSYCIVEKWRGFERILPNKTKILRLWSAWGDEQENVRFVLVKNEASLPNNGPRSAEARVVQSKDNPCAFKGAAKTTMAFSQEKQRRIVRKAFRKLDKINKKREETFPNDKSSVEKLETLVHLVISQDHTIRQQIQRIKELDGDIERYEAKVHFDRIKRHGINYVQDTYMVESRVEADPIEDVPRSAEAIAQFEEYALMCEEVLRLQEELTEREALMECITGEIQEELNQRWMKRRQDELSGKDTKSIGESVDIPVAAVAPQPTAQSGAAVPEPDVNSLSENDLVLEGKIIKTKLDTSLYIGLRLNTDLEAVKGDLDLSQELWDAKEKELTDLLAKMHSMNLNKEKLPEADKEHSGVTETDMLPSLEKSSGWVEQTRGLPKTCDMNDEDSDTGLSSMHSQDSDNTPVCESLV; via the coding sequence ATGGAGCAGGAAGAATGCAAGGTATCAGTATGGGTCTGCCGGGAGGAGAAGCTGGTATCGGGGCTGTCCAAACGCACCACCTGCGCGGATGTTGTAAAAGTTCTACTGGAGGACCAAAACTTGAAGCAAAGTGCGTCAGCGGCGATGCAGTCCGGGACCCCCCAGTCTTACTGCATAGTGGAGAAATGGAGAGGCTTTGAGAGGATTTTACCCAATAAAACCAAAATCCTGCGTCTCTGGAGCGCCTGGGGAGATGAGCAGGAAAACGTGAGGTTTGTGTTGGTGAAGAATGAGGCATCGTTACCGAACAACGGACCCAGGAGCGCCGAGGCGCGAGTCGTTCAGAGCAAAGACAATCCGTGCGCATTCAAGGGAGCAGCCAAGACCACAATGGCTTTCTCGCAAGAAAAGCAGCGGAGGATTGTTAGAAAAGCTTTTAGAAAGTTGGACAAAATTAacaaaaagagagaagagactTTTCCTAATGATAAGTCCTCAGTGGAGAAATTGGAAACGTTGGTGCACTTAGTTATCTCGCAAGATCACACCATCCGCCAGCAGATCCAAAGGATCAAAGAGTTGGATGGGGATATAGAGAGGTATGAGGCAAAAGTGCACTTTGACAGAATTAAGAGACATGGTATCAATTATGTGCAGGACACATACATGGTGGAATCGAGAGTGGAGGCTGATCCAATAGAGGACGTTCCACGTTCAGCGGAGGCTATTGCGCAGTTTGAGGAGTACGCGCTTATGTGCGAGGAGGTCCTGCGACTTCAGGAGGAGTTGACAGAGCGCGAGGCTCTCATGGAATGCATCACAGGTGAAATTCAGGAGGAGCTAAACCAAAGGTGGATGAAAAGACGGCAAGATGAGCTGTCGGGCAAAGACACAAAAAGTATTGGGGAGTCTGTGGACATCCCCGTAGCTGCAGTGGCTCCACAGCCGACAGCACAGTCAGGCGCCGCCGTCCCAGAGCCAGATGTGAACAGTCTATCAGAGAACGACTTGGTTTTGGAGGGGAAGATAATCAAAACAAAGCTGGATACCAGTTTATATATTGGTCTTCGTTTAAACACTGATTTAGAGGCTGTTAAGGGGGATTTGGACTTAAGCCAGGAGCTATGGGACGCGAAAGAAAAAGAACTAACGGATTTGCTCGCAAAAATGCACTCTATGAATTTAAATAAGGAAAAGTTACCCGAGGCTGATAAAGAACACTCTGGTGTCACTGAGACTGACATGTTGCCTTCCTTGGAGAAGAGCAGTGGGTGGGTGGAGCAGACCAGAGGTCTGCCCAAGACCTGCGACATGAACGACGAAGATTCAGACACGGGGCTGAGCTCCATGCATAGCCAGGACTCTGACAATACACCTGTGTGTGAATCACTGGTGTAG